In a single window of the Falco rusticolus isolate bFalRus1 chromosome 11, bFalRus1.pri, whole genome shotgun sequence genome:
- the QSOX1 gene encoding sulfhydryl oxidase 1 isoform X2 — translation MLAAIDCADEANQKVCADFGITGFPTLKFFRAFSKKAEDGIRITNPSATVEDLRHAIIANLEQSQDAWPPACPPLEPASAEEVRTFFQRNKEQYLALIFEKSNSFVGREVVLDMLQYENVAVRRVLSSEEELVEKFGVTTFPSGYLLLRNGSFSRLPVHTEARSFYTYYLRALSGVTRGSYKLNTTVSASNETTPSQPKHADRSKLYMADLESTLHYSLRVEAARPATLSGAQLAAFKCYVATLVKYFPGRPCVQTYLQSLDGWLRNWTEPELPRSALKEAMKNNRDASHPAVLPTNVTWVGCQGSEPHFRGYPCGLWTIFHLLTIQAAQSGPDKELPLEVLGTLRCYVQHFFGCQECAQHFEAMAAESMDQVAGREEAALWLWSHHNKVNARLAGGDTEDPKFPKLQWPPPDMCPQCHKEERGVHAWDEPAVLTFLKAHFSPANIYLDYTEADPIPVAGERISTRLSTEGPREEREEEEEKETEGETRAPGRLGSPEPRRPSIVRLNPKLREVGEDIVDLDSFSEQHFKSQALRAAAGRRRRLSKRDTIALPQDAGAGREHRRATGVLVREEEEAGEGVRRSPWLRVLGLGFSRLDISLCVALYFLSSMCLLGMYTFFRLRTRSRKGRPGFPMA, via the exons ATGCTGGCAGCCATCGACTGTGCTGATGAGGCCAACCAGAAAGTGTGCGCCGATTTTGGGATAACAGGCTTCCCCACGCTGAAG ttctTCAGAGCTTTTAGCAAGAAAGCAGAGGATGGGATAAGGATTACCA ATCCCAGTGCCACCGTCGAGGACCTGCGCCATGCCATCATCGCCAACCTTGAGCAGAGCCAGGACGCCTGGCCGCCCGCCTGTCCTCCGCTGGAGCCAGCAAG TGCGGAGGAGGTTCGCACCTTCTTCCAGAGGAACAAGGAGCAGTACCTGGCTCTGATCTTTGAGAAGAGCAATTCCTTCGTGGGCAGAGAG GTGGTGCTGGACATGCTGCAGTACGAGAACGTGGCAGTGaggagggtgctgagcagcGAGGAGGAGCTTGTGGAGAAGTTCGGTGTCACCACCTTCCCCTCCGGCTACCTGCTCCTCCGCAATGGCTCCTTCTCCCGCCTGCCAGT GCACACGGAGGCACGCTCCTTCTACACCTATTACCTGCGCGCGCTCTCGGGCGTCACCCGTGGCTCCTACAAGCTGAACACAACCGTCAGCGCTTCCAACGAGACCACCCCATCCCAGCCAAAGCATGCTGACCG ctccaaGTTGTACATGGCTGACTTGGAGTCCACACTGCACTACTCGCTGCGGGTGGAGGCTGCCCGCCCTGCCACGCTGTCAGgagcccagctggctgccttCAAGTGCTACGTGGCCACACTGGTGAAG TACTTCCCTGGGCGCCCCTGCGTGCAGACCTACCTGCAGTCCCTGGATGGATGGCTGAGGAACTGGACGGAGCCCGAGCTGCCCCGCAGCGCCTTGAAGGAGGCCATGAAGAATAACAGAGAT GCCTCCCACCCCGCTGTGCTCCCCACTAACGTGACCTGGgtgggctgccagggcagcgAACCCCACTTCCGTGGCTACCCCTGTGGGCTCTGGACCATCTTCCACCTGCTGACCatccaggctgcccagagcggcCCTGACAAAG aGCTACCACTGGAGGTGCTGGGCACCTTGCGCTGCTACGTCCAGCACTTCTTCGGCTGCCAGGAGTGTGCCCAGCACTTCGAGGCCATGGCGGCCGAGTCCATGGACCAGGTGGCTGGCCGGGAGGAGGCTGCCCTCTGGCTCTGGTCCCACCACAACAAGGTCAACGCTCGCCTGGCGG GAGGTGATACAGAGGACCCCAAGTTCCCCAAGCTGCAGTGGCCTCCACCGGACATGTGTCCCCAGTGCCACAAGGAGGAGCGGGGGGTGCACGCCTGGGATGAGCCAGCCGTGCTCACCTTCCTCAAGGCGCACTTCTCCCCTGCCAACATCTACCTGGACTATACTGAGGCCGACCCCATCCCCGTGGCTGGGGAGAGGATCAGCACCAGGCTGAGCACCGAGGGCCCTcgagaggagagggaggaggaggaggaaaaggagacagaaggTGAGACGAGAGCTCCGGGGCGACTGGGCTCCCCTGAGCCGCGGCGCCCCAGCATTGTGCGGCTGAACCCCAAGCTGCGGGAGGTGGGAGAGGACATCGTGGACCTGGACTCCTTCAGCGAGCAGCACTTCAAGAGCCAGGCGCTGCGAGCGGCGGCCGGCCGACGCCGGCGGCTCAGCAAGCGGGACACCATCGCCCTGCCCCAGGATGCCGGGGCGGGTCGGGAGCACCGGCGGGCTACTGGTGTCCTGGtccgggaggaggaggaggctggggagggtgTGCGGAGGAGCCCCTGGCTGCGGGTGCTCGGCTTGGGCTTTTCCCGCCTGGACATCAGCCTCTGCGTCGCTCTCTACTTCCTCTCCTCCATGTGCCTGCTGGGCATGTACACCTTCTTCCGACTCCGCACCCGCTCCCGCAAAGGCCGCCCCGGCTTCCCCATGGCCTGA